AACCGATGTATTGGTCGTTATGGCTCGTACGGGCGGCGCAGGACCAAAGGGGATTTCAGCATTCGTCGTTGATGCAGACAGTGCTGGTATTGAATACGGCAAAAACGAGCATAAAATGGGCTGGAAGGCCCAGCCAACACGGACGATTAGCTTTAAAGATGTCAAAGTTCCAGTAGAAAACCTCATCGGCGAAGAAGGTCAAGGTTTCCGTATCGCCATGAAAGGACTTGATGGTGGCCGGATTAATATTGGTATCTGTGCGGTAGGGACAGCGCAAGCGGCGCTAGAGACAGCGACCAATTACGTCCAAGAGCGCAGTCAGTTTGGCAGCCCGATTGCCAGCTTACAGTCGGTACAGTTTAAGCTTGCCGATATGCTGACTCAAACCATTACCGCACGGCAAATGCTCTATTTAGCGGCCAGTAAAGTCGACAATAATGATGTGCAAGCCTCTACTTATTGCGCGATGGCAAAGCGTTTATCGACGGATCTTTGTTTTGATGTCGCCAACGAAGCTTTGCAGCTGCATGGTGGCTACGGTTATCTCAATGAGTATCCGCTTGAGCGTCATGTGCGAGATTTGCGCGTGCATCAGATTTTGGAAGGCACCAATGAGATTATGCGCGTGATTGTCTCGCGTCAGCTCTTACAAGACGAGGCACTGAGCCAACTGCGTTAACCTGTTTATATGAATAAAATGATTTTATGATAAGGATGTTTGATCATGACGGATTATACCAACTTAAAACTATCGATTGATGGCCATACTGCAACGCTAACCCTAAATAACCCACCTGCTCATACGTGGACGATGGACAGTCTCAAGGCGCTTAAGCAGCTGGTCACTGATCTCAATGCCAATGATGAGGTATATGCCTTAATTATACATGGCGATGGCGAAAAGTTCTTTTCGGCGGGTGCTGATTTAAATAATTTTGCAGATGGTGATAAAGGTCGTGCGATCAGTATGGCGATAGCCTTTGGTGAAGCATTTGAGGCGCTGTCAGCCTATCGCGGCGTTAGTATCGCGGTTATCAATGGTTATGCGATGGGCGGTGGTCTTGAGTGTGCGCTCGCTTGTGATATCCGTATCGCAGAAGACCATGCCCAAATGGCGCTACCTGAAGCAGGTGTTGGTTTATTGCCATGTGCCGGTGGTACACAAAATCTAACGGCCTTAGTGGGCGAGGGCTGGGCAAAGCGCATGATATTATGCGGCGAGCGCGTCGATGCCCAAACCGCACTTCGCATTGGCTTAGTCGAAGAAGTTGCTGCGAAAGGTGAAGGATTACAAGTAGCTCAGGCATTGGCGCAAAAAGTCGCTAAGCAATCACCGGTTGCGGTCAGTTATTCTAAAGCGCTTATCCAAGCAGCAAGACACACACCACCTGCGAAAAACCTTATTCATGAGCGTGAAGCTTTTGTTAAATTATTTGATACTGAAGATCAGCGTGAAGGTGTGCAAGCGTTCTTAGAAAAGCGTAAGCCTGTTTGGCAAAATAAGTAAACGATACTTCAGTTATTTTAACCAACAGTCAGTTTAACCAAAATAATATTTTCTCACTTTTTCATTTTGTAGGTCACTTTTATGACAGCAGCTATAGAAGGCACACCAGACGCGCCGGTATTATTCAGCACCGAGCCGACAGATTGTGGTCACCTTATTGGGATAATGACGTTAAATATGCCAAAGTCTCTTAATGCCCTGAGCGTTGAGATGTGTCAATTATTATCACAACAACTAGAGCAGTGGGAAGGTGATGATCAAGTGGTGGCATTGCTATTAAAAGGCGCAGGCGATAAGGCGTTTTGTGCAGGCGGTGATATTCGCAGGTTATATGACAGTATGTCAACAACGGCGCCTATGCCGAACCCTTATGCGACCGATTTTTTTGGTCATGAATATAATCTCTATCGAAAAATGCACTTTTATCCCAAACCATTAATCTTGTGGGGCGACGGCATTATTATGGGTGGGGGTATGGGGTTGATGGCAGGCTGTAGCCATCGACTGGTCACTGAGCGTACCCGTTTTGCCATGCCTGAGATTACCATTGGCTTATTCCCCGATGCGTCTGGCAGTTGGTTCTTACAGCGTATGCCTGCCAAAACAGGCTTATTTTTAGGACTGACAGGGGCGCAGTGTAATGGCAGCGATGCGCTACTGGTTAATCTTGCTGAATATGCGGTTGCTAGTAATGATTATGACGCCATCATGCAATGTCTGAAGCAAAGTGACTGGCAGACGACAGCTGATGCGGACAATAAAGAAAGCCATAAAGAAAATAACAACAGCGCCCATAGCATCGTGAGTCGAGCACTGGCGGCGCAGCCCGTTGCTGAACTGCCTGCTAGTAAGCTGGCACAGCATTGGCGTGCTATCCAGCAGCTGATGAACAGCGGCGGCTTGGGTGACATTGATGCGCTATTACAAAGTGATGAAGCCCTTACACAACTTGATGCAGATTTTTCTGCCGACAGTTGGACACAGCGAGCCGTAGCAACCTATCGACATGGCTGCCCAGTGACTGCGGCGTTGACCTATGCGCTATATCATAAGGTGACGGATTTATCGCTAGAGCAAGTCTTGTATCTAGAGACCAATGTTGCTGTACATTGTGCGGCTAACCCTGATTTTAAAGAAGGCGTAAGAGCGTTATTGATTGATAAAGATCGCAGCCCGCACTGGTCACGTACGTTAGCTGACTGCTTGAGCGTAGAGGGGCAAAACTATATCCAGCAGCACTTTACCAATCCTTATGATAAAGGTGAGCATCCTTTAGATGATTGGCTTAGCAATGCAGCATTGGGTAATGAAGCGGTCCGCTAACTATATATTTAACAACTGATTTAAGCCAACTTAACTGGATTAAGTGACTGGATTAAGTGAAATCTGAAAAACTAAAACTAATTGCACAATCAATCATCAAGGAGCGATGAGATGGCTACAAACGATAAAGGCTCAAGTAATACAACTACGACTGATAATGACGGTACTACAGCAAAGCCAAATATCGCCTTTATCGGACTTGGTAATATGGGCGGCCCAATGGCAGAAAACTTGTTAAAGGCAGGTTATACGCTATCGGTTTATGATTTATCTGCAGAGGCGACCGCGCGCTTGCAACAAGCGGGTGCCAATATAGCAAACAGTCCTAAAGACGCTGCCCAAAATGCCCAAGTGGTTATCAGCATGTTACCCGCAGGCAAGCACGTCCATTCTGTCTATTTAGGAGAAGATCGCTCTAAGGGTTTACTTGCAGACTTACCAAAAGGTACTTTGGTGATTGATAGCAGTACGATAGCCGCCGCTGACGCAAGGAAGGTAGCAGAAGCTGCGAGTAAGCTTGGTATCGACTTCTTAGATGCGCCAGTCTCTGGTGGTACAGGCGGTGCCATCGCTGGTACGCTAACCTTTATCGTTGGTGGTAGCGACGACGCATTCGCTAAAGCTGAGCCGATACTGGCTGTCATGGGCAAAAACATCTTTCATGCAGGCGAGCATGGTGCAGGACAAGTTGCAAAAATCTGTAATAACATGCTGCTTGGGATTTTGATGGCAGGAACGGCAGAAGCGATTAATCTGGGCGTCAAAAACGGTCTCGACCCGAAAGTGCTATCCGATATCATGCTGCAAAGCTCAGGCCGTAACTGGACGCTAGAGGTCTATAACCCTTATCCGCAAGTGATGGAAAACGTCCCATCGAGTAATGGCTATCAAGGTGGCTTTATGAGTAAGCTGATGCAAAAAGACCTTAACCTTGCTATGCAGACTGCTCAAGATACCAATGTTGAGACACCAATGGGCGCTAAAGCAACCGAGCTTTATGCCGCGCATACCGTTGAGAATGGCGACAGAGATTTTTCTAGCATTATGGCGCGTTACGACAGCTCTGTATTGTCTTAAAACATCAAAAACACAACTAAAAAAGGTCTGCATTATAATAATAGTGCAGACCTTTTTTAGTTGTTTCTGGCTTATATGAGCGCATTTAACTTGGCAGCTCATAGACGAGCGACTGAATATCTTGCGCCGCTTTTTGTAGTCGTGGGACATGGGCTAATAGATCATCTAAAGATACCCGTATAGTCGGCGCATGAAGATACAGCGAAGCAAGGTAGCGTGATTTTCTATCCCGTATCGGTACGGCGATTGCTACCATCTCAGAGATAAACTCTTCATTGTCGATACCAATGCCTGTTTCAGCGATACGATCAAGCTCAGCGTTTAATGCATCGATATCAGTGATGGTGTTTTTGGTAAACTTATCTAATGATAAATTTTGCAGTATTTTGTTGCGACTTGCACTTGATAGCTGACTCAAATAAAGCTTGCCGGTAGCAGTACACCACATGGGTGATTTTGCGCCCACTGGCAAATAAATCTGTATTGGCAAGGTCGTTTTTGCGCGATTGGTGTAGATCATATTCATCTGATAAGGAACACCGATACCGCAGGTCTCTTTGAGCTCATCGACCAGTTTTTGCAAAATCATTTGCCGCTCATTAAAGAACAGTCGCTGCTGCCAAAGCTCAACACCCAAATTGCGTACCCGCTTGCCCGGTATAATACCGCCGCCAATGTCAATCGTCACAAACCCTTCATCGACCAGATTTTGAATCAATCGATGAATGGTTGGCTTTGGAATATCAAGCTCTTGCGATAGTTCAAGTGGCGAGAGCGGTTTTGAAGCATAAGATACTGCCTCGATAATCTCTAGCACACGGGTAATCGATGATACTTTGGGCATATAGATGACTCAGTAAGAATAAAAAATAAAGCAGATAACGCACAGCGTAAGATAGTAGAACAACCCTACAGCATAGGGCGCAATAATAAAGGCATAATACTAAAAGCGCATAAGCATAAAGAGATATGGCTATTGGCTTAGTTACTCTAATTTAGCACAATAACGTTCTTAAACAAGTACATATATCATTATATAGCAGTGCCTTTAAGTTGCGTACGTTTATGTCAAAATTATCTGAGAATTATTGAGGTTTTTGAGCAATATTAGATACGTTCCGTCACAAAGCACAACAATCTGTAGTAATTAACTCTATAACTGTAATTGAGTTAATTCTGTACATGCTTCATCATAAAGAAATATTTTGTAATACCTTTACATGAGCGTTAAGCATTCAAATATTCATGTGTAGGCTGCACAGTGGCTTTAAGAGCATTGTGTAACAAGAGAGCGAAGTTTTGCGGGTTGGTGTAGTAATTATTACAATAACTATGCAATCTTTACATAATGGCAAATAAAAGGTGCGTCTTTAGGGGTGACTTTTTGAGTCAAAATTGTTTTAATCCTCGCATCAAAATGATTGTTTAAAAAAAGCTGAATTGTCATTTTTTTA
This window of the Psychrobacter arcticus 273-4 genome carries:
- a CDS encoding enoyl-CoA hydratase/isomerase family protein — encoded protein: MTAAIEGTPDAPVLFSTEPTDCGHLIGIMTLNMPKSLNALSVEMCQLLSQQLEQWEGDDQVVALLLKGAGDKAFCAGGDIRRLYDSMSTTAPMPNPYATDFFGHEYNLYRKMHFYPKPLILWGDGIIMGGGMGLMAGCSHRLVTERTRFAMPEITIGLFPDASGSWFLQRMPAKTGLFLGLTGAQCNGSDALLVNLAEYAVASNDYDAIMQCLKQSDWQTTADADNKESHKENNNSAHSIVSRALAAQPVAELPASKLAQHWRAIQQLMNSGGLGDIDALLQSDEALTQLDADFSADSWTQRAVATYRHGCPVTAALTYALYHKVTDLSLEQVLYLETNVAVHCAANPDFKEGVRALLIDKDRSPHWSRTLADCLSVEGQNYIQQHFTNPYDKGEHPLDDWLSNAALGNEAVR
- the mmsB gene encoding 3-hydroxyisobutyrate dehydrogenase, which produces MATNDKGSSNTTTTDNDGTTAKPNIAFIGLGNMGGPMAENLLKAGYTLSVYDLSAEATARLQQAGANIANSPKDAAQNAQVVISMLPAGKHVHSVYLGEDRSKGLLADLPKGTLVIDSSTIAAADARKVAEAASKLGIDFLDAPVSGGTGGAIAGTLTFIVGGSDDAFAKAEPILAVMGKNIFHAGEHGAGQVAKICNNMLLGILMAGTAEAINLGVKNGLDPKVLSDIMLQSSGRNWTLEVYNPYPQVMENVPSSNGYQGGFMSKLMQKDLNLAMQTAQDTNVETPMGAKATELYAAHTVENGDRDFSSIMARYDSSVLS
- a CDS encoding acyl-CoA dehydrogenase family protein; this encodes MDFSLTDDQIAFRQTARQFAQKELKPNAAEWDRTSHFPIDVIKKSGELGFLGLYANPEYDGLGLPRLDSAMVFEELAWGDTAVAAYMSIHNMAGWMIGEFGSDALCKKYLPNMVSGEWLGSYCLTEPNAGSDAASLRTKADKQGEYYVLNGEKTFISGAGSTDVLVVMARTGGAGPKGISAFVVDADSAGIEYGKNEHKMGWKAQPTRTISFKDVKVPVENLIGEEGQGFRIAMKGLDGGRINIGICAVGTAQAALETATNYVQERSQFGSPIASLQSVQFKLADMLTQTITARQMLYLAASKVDNNDVQASTYCAMAKRLSTDLCFDVANEALQLHGGYGYLNEYPLERHVRDLRVHQILEGTNEIMRVIVSRQLLQDEALSQLR
- a CDS encoding IclR family transcriptional regulator, whose amino-acid sequence is MPKVSSITRVLEIIEAVSYASKPLSPLELSQELDIPKPTIHRLIQNLVDEGFVTIDIGGGIIPGKRVRNLGVELWQQRLFFNERQMILQKLVDELKETCGIGVPYQMNMIYTNRAKTTLPIQIYLPVGAKSPMWCTATGKLYLSQLSSASRNKILQNLSLDKFTKNTITDIDALNAELDRIAETGIGIDNEEFISEMVAIAVPIRDRKSRYLASLYLHAPTIRVSLDDLLAHVPRLQKAAQDIQSLVYELPS
- a CDS encoding enoyl-CoA hydratase; the protein is MTDYTNLKLSIDGHTATLTLNNPPAHTWTMDSLKALKQLVTDLNANDEVYALIIHGDGEKFFSAGADLNNFADGDKGRAISMAIAFGEAFEALSAYRGVSIAVINGYAMGGGLECALACDIRIAEDHAQMALPEAGVGLLPCAGGTQNLTALVGEGWAKRMILCGERVDAQTALRIGLVEEVAAKGEGLQVAQALAQKVAKQSPVAVSYSKALIQAARHTPPAKNLIHEREAFVKLFDTEDQREGVQAFLEKRKPVWQNK